One window of Papaver somniferum cultivar HN1 chromosome 9, ASM357369v1, whole genome shotgun sequence genomic DNA carries:
- the LOC113313109 gene encoding disease resistance protein RGA2-like — translation MAAEQILVNGVTEIIKKILPVITQHITLAWGVKDDLRKLKDTLESIQALITSAEEKQVTEATVGLWLRRLKDVVYDADDVMDEFAYETMRRHAVGGQFKLKVRALVSSSNPLVLHFTMARKIRAIYQRLDQIYKDSKMYQLQNTSITQDNLTMVLRSNRLTSSAGGDSVFLGREDAKLDIIKILINKSSSSGVSSQSETVSTLSIVGMGGLGKTTVAQMVYNDDSVKRNFEARAWICVSDPFDTFEILRGMIESITRVNFVKPSNVDVLANEVKEKLIGTKYLLVLDDLWNEDTEDWGKLKSFLDCGGLGSKILVTTRNRKVAFCVGGAVYDLKKLSSDVCWSIIEKKLLSQGGAVLTPEMTSIGKHIAEKCDGLPLAANSLGSLMCSRRDESYWLSIVDDINRLRGTSEHKKVISILKLSYDNLSYPLKQCFSYCCIFPKDWNINRDLLIRLWMAEGFLLPSGRGDNISLEDIGNEYFEDLVWSSFFQDVQKDEESGDIKTCKMHDMVHDLAASVQDCHEFGIVKVRDGIKEVSEFRRLQLLLDKRSLEPPKVLPNAMKLRTIVVVEPENFPHINSFFGYKRLRILCPLVRWHGWRMCSLSCGLEFCKLCGAFSMSKLKHLRYIDLSYIDSLGEVSLNHSYNLQTLVLIACKNVPSWLLNEIGSLKSLRHVNISSSNVKHIPENIGSLEHLSCLDLSFTEIPKLPDSITCISSLRTLEFIGCRNLDALPRELGALTRLRCLDLCGTKIEELPESCISNLCNLEIVKLGRVCELPKEINNWPKLRIFTHERKDGKMPRGIERLTCLETLKNYNVRIENEICGSPGNNNGIEELAGLNSLQVLKIRKLENVRDGKEGAEKAKLKDKRHLRELNLSWGSTSDDEDVRKIRSLKDTAVLEGLQPPPNLKEFSIKGFSGVKLPKWMMGCSLSNCLPNLVELNLYKLNNCEKLPALGMLPFLRTLWIIEIDSINTLGEEFYYQQENSSSSNTTTKRSSLFPSLVELHIGLENLEEWVAPPLSSSSCFPSLEQLNIIGNCKRLRSIPIILFSSLKELGIWGINDNAVNSLLCRGEGYMPSLTSIRIWDSPDLIYLPPLGVLVQHNTPHLQELYISECSNIQGFRDDDDLNNSNSYFQLLWLDKCPVLMSLPDLRLFTCIRSLHFEDCPGLTSLPDLRLSTSLRILLIYGCNKLNKESIPYDLKESLTFLEVLKVDFIERDELGRDVSSAYALINLMKKEY, via the coding sequence ATGGCTGCGGAACAAATTCTTGTTAATGGGGTGACTGAAATCATTAAGAAGATATTACCTGTTATTACTCAACATATTACTCTGGCATGGGGTGTAAAAGACGACTTAAGAAAGCTTAAGGATACCTTGGAGTCGATTCAAGCTCTGATTACTTCTGCTGAGGAAAAACAAGTAACCGAAGCTACTGTCGGACTTTGGTTGAGAAGGCTTAAAGACGTCGTTTACGATGCAGACGACGTTATGGATGAGTTCGCTTATGAAACCATGCGTCGTCATGCAGTGGGAGGCCAATTTAAACTGAAAGTACGAGCTCTTGTTTCATCCTCCAATCCACTTGTACTTCATTTCACGATGGCCCGTAAAATTCGAGCCATTTATCAAAGGTTAGATCAGATCTACAAAGACAGTAAAATGTATCAGTTGCAAAATACTAGTATTACCCAAGACAACCTGACCATGGTTTTGCGAAGTAACCGATTAACCTCATCAGCTGGTGGTGATTCGGTATTTTTGGGGAGGGAGGATGCAAAACTAGACATAATAAAGATATTAATTAACAAGTCATCATCATCTGGGGTttcttctcaatcagagaccGTATCCACTTTATCCATAGTGGGTATGGGTGGACTGGGTAAGACTACGGTAGCTCAAATGGTCTATAATGATGACTCCGTCAAGAGAAACTTTGAGGCAAGAGCTTGGATCTGTGTCTCTGATCCTTTTGATACCTTTGAGATTTTAAGAGGTATGATCGAGTCCATTACTAGAGTAAATTTTGTAAAACCATCAAACGTAGACGTACTAGCAAACGAAGTCAAGGAAAAATTGATTGGTACGAAGTATTTGCTGGTACTCGACGATTTGTGGAATGAGGATACCGAAGATTGGGGGAAATTGAAAAGTTTCCTTGACTGTGGCGGGTTGGGTAGCAAAATATTAGTCACTACACGCAATCGAAAGGTTGCTTTTTGTGTTGGAGGTGCAGTTTACGATTTGAAAAAATTATCAAGTGACGTTTGCTGGTCCATTATTGAGAAGAAATTGTTGTCCCAGGGCGGAGCAGTATTGACTCCAGAAATGACAAGTATTGGCAAGCATATAGCGGAAAAATGTGATGGCTTACCCCTTGCGGCGAACTCACTTGGAAGTTTAATGTGCTCGAGAAGAGATGAAAGCTATTGGCTGTCAATAGTAGACGACATCAATCGTTTGCGAGGTACATCTGAACATAAAAAAGTCATTTCGATATTAAAATTAAGCTATGATAATTTATCTTATCCGTTGAAACAATGTTTTTCATATTGTTGTATTTTCCCAAAAGACTGGAATATAAATAGAGATCTGTTAATTCGATTATGGATGGCAGAAGGATTCCTTTTGCCATCTGGTCGAGGAGATAATATATCATTGGAAGATATAGGAAATGAATATTTCGAGGATCTGGTATGGAGTTCATTTTTTCAGGATGTGCAGAAGGATGAAGAATCAGGTGACATTAAGACATGCAAGATGCATGATATGGTGCATGATCTTGCAGCGAGTGTTCAGGATTGTCATGAATTCGGAATTGTAAAGGTAAGAGATGGGATAAAAGAAGTTTCAGAATTTCGTCGATTACAACTGCTATTAGATAAAAGATCATTGGAGCCTCCTAAAGTGTTACCGAATGCGATGAAGTTGCGTACTATTGTCGTTGTTGAACCAGAAAATTTTCCGCATATTAATTCCTTCTTTGGTTATAAGCGTTTACGAATATTATGTCCTCTAGTTCGCTGGCATGGCTGGCGTATGTGCTCACTCTCTTGTGGTCTTGAGTTTTGCAAATTATGTGGTGCCTTTTCGATGTCTAAGCTGAAGCATCTGAGGTACATTGACCTCTCATACATCGATTCACTTGGTGAGGTATCTTTAAATCATTCTTACAATCTGCAAACACTTGTACTGATTGCGTGCAAAAATGTTCCGAGCTGGCTTCTTAATGAAATTGGATCTTTGAAGAGTTTGAGGCATGTTAACATCTCCAGTTCGAATGTTAAACATATACCAGAAAATATTGGGTCCTTGGAACATCTAAGTTGCCTTGATCTTTCATTTACAGAAATCCCTAAGTTACCAGATTCAATCACCTGTATCAGCAGTTTAAGGACGTTGGAGTTCATAGGTTGTCGGAATTTAGATGCCTTGCCTAGAGAGCTAGGCGCACTGACACGATTAAGGTGTCTTGATTTGTGTGGTACAAAGATTGAAGAATTGCCTGAATCATGCATTAGCAACCTCTGCAATTTGGAGATAGTGAAACTAGGAAGAGTTTGTGAACTTCCCAAAGAAATAAACAATTGGCCAAAATTGAGAATTTTTACCCATGAGAGAAAAGATGGCAAAATGCCTAGAGGTATAGAAAGGCTAACTTGCCTTGAAACATTAAAGAATTACAATGTTAGAATAGAAAATGAGATCTGCGGAAGTCCCGGTAATAATAATGGCATTGAAGAGTTGGCAGGCTTAAACTCCCTTCAGGTGTTAAAGATAAGAAAACTTGAGAATGTGAGAGATGGAAAAGAAGGCGCAGAAAAAGCAAAGTTAAAAGACAAGCGACACCTTCGGGAATTGAATCTTTCTTGGGGTTCCactagtgatgatgaagatgtgcGGAAAATCAGAAGTTTGAAGGATACTGCGGTGTTGGAGGGTCTCCAGCCTCCCCCAAATTTAAAAGAATTTTCTATAAAAGGATTCTCAGGTGTAAAGCTACCGAAATGGATGATGGGTTGTTCATTATCAAACTGTCTTCCGAATTTGGTGGAATTAAATTTGTACAAATTGAACAATTGTGAGAAGCTTCCAGCGCTAGGTATGCTCCCATTTCTGAGGACTCTTTGGATTATTGAAATTGATTCAATCAACACTCTGGGTGAAGAATTTTACTATCAACAAGAAAACAGTAGTAGCAGTAATACTACTACAAAGAGATCCTCATTATTCCCTTCGTTAGTTGAATTGCATATCGGTTTGGAAAACCTAGAGGAATGGGTTGCTCctcctttatcttcttcttcttgtttcccTTCACTTGAGCAGCTGAATATCATCGGTAACTGTAAAAGATTGAGAAGCATACCaataattttgttttcttctcttaaGGAATTGGGAATATGGGGTATCAACGATAATGCAGTGAACTCATTACTCTGTAGAGGAGAAGGATATATGCCCTCTCTCACATCCATTCGGATATGGGATTCTCCAGATTTAATATATTTACCACCATTGGGTGTACTAGTCCAACACAATACTCCTCATCTTCAAGAACTATATATTAGTGAGTGCTCTAATATTCAAGGTTTTCGTGATGATGATGATCTAAACAACAGCAACAGTTATTTTCAATTGTTGTGGTTAGATAAGTGCCCTGTCTTGATGTCTCTACCGGATTTACGATTATTCACTTGTATTCGGTCATTGCATTTCGAAGATTGTCCTGGTTTGACGTCTCTACCAGATTTACGATTATCTACTTCTCTCCGGATATTACTGATTTACGGATGCAACAAACTGAATAAGGAATCAATTCCGTATGATCTTAAGGAATCCCTCACGTTTCTTGAAGTTcttaaagttgatttcattgaaaGAGACGAGCTCGGTCGGGATGTATCTAGTGCATATGCcttaattaatttgatgaagaaggAATACTAG